From a single Lewinella sp. LCG006 genomic region:
- a CDS encoding ABC transporter permease yields MASLLHLRNRYDGKQQWIWAIGGFIIFILIWWAMAEALAIQRPLVEYASKIPTLEDQNADDFSINLDSLFTVDSINLANATEFEKVYPLLPPPNHVVAAFPVLKKEENLFLNTWISIWRNLRGYFWAIFIALTVGFPLGLIPAVRALFSKQVDALRYLPITAITGLFILWFGVGDSMKVAFLAFGILVYLLPVVIQRINEVEDVYLKTVFTLSATNWQMIRSVYFPSVLSKLMDDIRVLTAISWTYIIIAELLNRDGGVGAMIWVSGKYGKVDQVFAWLIVIIFVGFLQDRLFVYLDKRLFPHKYYKTVFGGLKEVKLGFLLMLGSVMLYLLLGAFIPSLTGILLNLMYITVITGLIMILYGEFRFQRSYIQ; encoded by the coding sequence ATGGCGTCACTGCTTCATTTGCGTAATCGCTACGATGGAAAACAACAATGGATATGGGCTATTGGCGGCTTTATCATTTTCATTTTGATCTGGTGGGCAATGGCCGAAGCCTTGGCTATCCAACGACCTCTCGTAGAATACGCTTCGAAAATTCCGACTTTAGAAGATCAAAACGCGGATGATTTTTCCATCAATCTTGATAGTCTTTTTACAGTTGATTCTATCAACCTGGCGAATGCCACAGAGTTTGAAAAAGTCTACCCCTTGCTACCTCCCCCAAACCATGTGGTAGCGGCCTTTCCTGTGCTGAAGAAGGAAGAAAATCTCTTTCTCAATACCTGGATTTCTATCTGGCGCAACCTAAGAGGATACTTTTGGGCCATCTTCATTGCACTGACTGTAGGCTTTCCCCTTGGCTTGATTCCTGCGGTTAGAGCCTTGTTCAGCAAACAAGTTGATGCCCTGCGCTACTTGCCAATCACGGCGATTACCGGGCTCTTTATCCTATGGTTTGGTGTGGGCGATAGTATGAAAGTAGCCTTCCTGGCATTTGGTATTTTGGTCTACCTGCTACCGGTGGTCATCCAAAGAATCAATGAAGTGGAAGACGTTTATTTGAAAACCGTATTCACGCTCAGTGCGACCAACTGGCAGATGATTCGCAGCGTTTATTTTCCATCTGTGCTGAGTAAATTGATGGACGATATCCGTGTACTGACCGCCATCAGTTGGACCTATATCATTATCGCAGAATTATTGAATCGCGACGGTGGTGTGGGCGCAATGATCTGGGTTAGTGGAAAATATGGCAAAGTAGATCAAGTTTTTGCATGGCTGATCGTCATCATTTTTGTAGGATTTCTTCAGGATCGACTATTTGTCTACCTAGACAAGCGGCTGTTTCCACACAAGTACTACAAGACTGTTTTTGGAGGACTCAAAGAAGTCAAGCTTGGCTTTCTGCTGATGCTGGGTAGCGTGATGCTTTATCTACTACTCGGTGCCTTCATCCCGTCACTTACGGGCATTTTACTTAACCTGATGTACATCACCGTGATTACGGGGCTCATTATGATTTTATACGGTGAGTTTCGTTTCCAACGCTCTTATATCCAATAA
- a CDS encoding O-methyltransferase yields the protein MSVPFSTHWHWLRAAFRYYWRAQTRYDVHSPFLAAWLKAVLEDEREYYAFDEIEIIRQYWLRSPQMIDYSSDLGAGSRAGQGEKRAVKEMARWSSIDPQTGRRLFRMMQFSQPKTILELGTNLGISAMYLQRGAVAAKLYTIEGQAAVARMAQASFARMGKQYQPEIITGSFAEVLPECLPRIEKLDVVWLDGDHREAATIAYFEQILPFLHPGSVVAVGDIYWSEGMEKAWEVLKNHPSVTLSVDLFDFGVLFFREEQQEKEHFTLIPYHYKPWRLGFF from the coding sequence ATGTCCGTCCCTTTCTCTACTCACTGGCATTGGTTGCGAGCTGCTTTCCGCTATTATTGGCGGGCGCAAACCCGCTATGATGTTCATTCCCCATTTTTGGCGGCTTGGTTGAAAGCTGTACTGGAAGATGAGCGCGAATATTATGCTTTCGATGAGATAGAAATCATCAGGCAATATTGGTTGCGTTCGCCGCAAATGATTGATTATTCCTCGGATCTTGGAGCAGGGAGCCGTGCGGGGCAAGGAGAGAAAAGGGCTGTCAAAGAAATGGCTCGTTGGAGCAGTATTGATCCGCAAACCGGGCGCCGCCTTTTCAGGATGATGCAGTTTTCTCAACCCAAAACTATCCTCGAACTCGGGACCAACTTGGGCATATCCGCGATGTATTTACAGCGCGGAGCAGTAGCAGCCAAGCTGTATACCATTGAAGGACAAGCAGCAGTAGCTCGAATGGCCCAAGCTTCTTTTGCACGTATGGGCAAGCAATACCAGCCAGAAATTATTACTGGAAGCTTTGCCGAGGTGTTGCCCGAATGCTTACCCCGTATAGAAAAACTGGATGTGGTTTGGCTGGATGGCGATCATCGGGAAGCGGCTACTATAGCCTATTTTGAACAAATACTGCCTTTTCTGCACCCTGGAAGTGTAGTCGCAGTGGGAGATATTTATTGGTCAGAAGGTATGGAAAAAGCCTGGGAGGTATTAAAAAACCATCCTTCCGTCACCCTTAGTGTCGATCTCTTTGATTTTGGGGTGCTCTTCTTTCGGGAAGAACAGCAAGAGAAAGAGCATTTTACCTTGATTCCTTATCACTATAAGCCCTGGCGGTTGGGATTTTTTTGA
- a CDS encoding S8 family peptidase encodes MKFNLFLGMLLVFGCTLLNAQDDKPTPKDWPHMDLAEDGYPGMSTTKAYREILNGKASQTVIVAIIDSGVDAEHEDLADIMWVNEDEIPGNGIDDDNNGYIDDIHGWNFIGGKDGKNINAENLEIVRLYRKLHARFDGADVSKLSKKARRDYETYKEYEEIINDKREGMQPNVMLYTRTLEMMDELIEAIGKKPADIKLDDVKKHTEAEGNVGKAAQFMSGILEKGDDFDDVYGQVKGAAEYFNDSYNYNWNPDFDARDIVGDNPADLNDRNYGNNDVEGPDALHGTHVAGIVAAIRGNGIGMDGVASNVRIMSVRAVPNGDERDKDVANAIRYAVDNGATVINMSFGKGYSPYKDAVDDAVRYAVSKDVILVHAAGNDGKENNFENNFPHDKYDRRGLFRPKYADTWIEVGAMSANNDQDLTAGFSNWSQDKVDVFAPGVEIYATVPDDKYQDLQGTSMAAPMVAGLAATLRSYFPDLTAEQVKQIIMDSSVKPSFLVNVPGEEDKQEMLDKLSVTGGVVNTLRAVQMAMNIQGDKKKPAATRDTALVPRA; translated from the coding sequence ATGAAATTTAATCTCTTTTTAGGGATGCTCCTCGTTTTCGGATGCACCCTCCTAAACGCTCAAGACGACAAGCCTACGCCGAAAGATTGGCCGCACATGGACCTCGCAGAAGACGGCTATCCAGGCATGAGCACAACTAAAGCTTACCGGGAGATCCTTAATGGTAAAGCAAGTCAAACGGTAATAGTAGCCATCATCGATTCAGGTGTGGACGCCGAGCATGAAGACCTGGCTGACATCATGTGGGTAAACGAGGACGAAATTCCTGGCAACGGCATTGATGATGACAACAATGGCTACATTGACGATATTCACGGCTGGAACTTTATTGGTGGTAAAGACGGCAAGAATATCAATGCAGAAAACCTCGAAATTGTAAGACTTTACCGCAAACTTCATGCACGTTTTGATGGTGCCGATGTTTCCAAACTATCAAAAAAGGCACGTCGTGATTACGAAACGTACAAAGAATACGAAGAAATCATCAACGACAAGCGTGAAGGTATGCAGCCCAACGTAATGCTGTATACGCGCACGCTGGAAATGATGGACGAATTGATCGAAGCTATCGGCAAAAAGCCTGCTGACATCAAGCTAGATGACGTAAAAAAGCACACTGAAGCAGAAGGTAATGTCGGTAAAGCGGCTCAGTTCATGAGTGGCATCCTCGAAAAAGGCGACGATTTTGATGACGTCTACGGTCAGGTAAAAGGTGCTGCTGAATATTTCAATGACTCTTACAACTACAATTGGAACCCTGATTTTGATGCACGTGACATCGTAGGAGACAATCCTGCTGATCTCAACGACCGCAACTATGGCAACAATGACGTTGAAGGCCCCGATGCTTTACACGGTACCCACGTTGCAGGTATTGTTGCTGCTATTCGTGGCAATGGTATTGGTATGGATGGCGTAGCTAGCAATGTTCGCATCATGTCTGTTCGTGCCGTTCCTAATGGTGATGAAAGAGACAAAGATGTAGCCAATGCCATCCGTTATGCCGTTGACAATGGTGCTACCGTTATCAACATGAGCTTCGGAAAAGGCTACTCTCCTTACAAAGATGCCGTTGATGATGCCGTACGTTATGCCGTTTCGAAAGATGTTATCCTCGTTCACGCTGCGGGCAACGATGGAAAAGAAAACAACTTTGAAAATAACTTCCCTCACGACAAATATGACCGTCGTGGATTGTTCCGTCCTAAGTACGCTGATACCTGGATCGAAGTTGGTGCTATGTCTGCTAACAATGACCAGGACCTTACCGCTGGTTTCTCCAACTGGAGTCAAGACAAAGTGGACGTTTTTGCACCAGGGGTAGAAATTTACGCTACTGTTCCTGATGACAAATACCAAGACCTGCAAGGTACCAGTATGGCTGCTCCTATGGTGGCTGGATTGGCGGCAACGCTACGTTCCTACTTCCCAGACTTGACGGCAGAACAGGTGAAGCAAATCATCATGGACTCTTCCGTTAAGCCTTCCTTCTTAGTGAATGTGCCAGGAGAAGAGGACAAGCAAGAAATGCTGGATAAATTGTCAGTTACAGGCGGTGTAGTCAACACCCTCCGTGCCGTACAGATGGCAATGAACATCCAGGGTGACAAGAAAAAGCCTGCCGCTACTCGCGATACAGCTTTGGTGCCTAGAGCTTAA
- a CDS encoding ABC transporter ATP-binding protein, translating into MSLFPDSNQENIIELRQVSHSYNGGESFVLQNLDFLVEDKPAQGQFVVILGPSGCGKSTVLRYIAGLQRPSSGQVLLNGKPIDADNRVGMVFQEYSSLPWLTVLDNVSLALAYQGVSEKERVQKAMEMITKVGLAGHENKFAQYPTLSGGQLQRVAIARSLMANQEILLMDEPFGALDINTRLQMQDLLADLWREIHPTVIFVTHDISEAVYLADDIYIMKKAPSRFVEHIRVDLPLHRDRNMKRDQKFTDLVREVEDRMIAIDQQD; encoded by the coding sequence ATGTCCTTATTTCCTGATAGTAACCAAGAAAATATCATTGAGCTGCGGCAAGTTTCCCACTCGTATAATGGTGGAGAAAGCTTTGTGTTACAAAACCTCGACTTCCTCGTGGAGGACAAACCTGCTCAAGGTCAGTTTGTCGTAATTCTAGGGCCTAGTGGTTGCGGTAAATCGACAGTGCTCCGTTATATAGCGGGTTTGCAGCGACCAAGCTCAGGGCAAGTGTTGTTGAACGGCAAGCCCATTGATGCCGATAACCGAGTAGGAATGGTCTTCCAGGAGTATTCCAGCCTGCCCTGGCTGACCGTACTTGACAATGTATCACTGGCCCTGGCTTATCAAGGAGTTAGTGAAAAGGAACGAGTGCAAAAGGCAATGGAGATGATCACTAAAGTAGGCTTGGCCGGACACGAAAACAAATTCGCCCAGTACCCTACCCTATCTGGCGGCCAGCTTCAGCGGGTAGCCATTGCACGAAGCTTAATGGCCAACCAGGAGATACTCCTGATGGATGAACCCTTTGGCGCACTCGATATCAACACCAGGCTACAAATGCAGGACCTCCTGGCCGACTTATGGCGGGAGATCCATCCAACAGTTATCTTTGTCACTCACGACATCTCCGAAGCGGTTTACCTGGCCGATGACATCTACATTATGAAAAAAGCGCCATCTCGTTTTGTGGAACATATCCGGGTAGATTTACCTCTACACCGGGATCGGAATATGAAAAGAGATCAAAAATTTACGGACCTCGTACGTGAAGTAGAAGATAGGATGATTGCCATTGACCAGCAAGATTAA